A genomic segment from Panthera tigris isolate Pti1 chromosome A1, P.tigris_Pti1_mat1.1, whole genome shotgun sequence encodes:
- the PCDHB1 gene encoding protocadherin beta-1 has translation MAVAHRKLMQNRQVGSLLFFVCISMGSAATIRYSVAEEMESGSFVANVAKDLGLEVGKLAARGARLVSEGNKVHFRLHRKTGDLFVKEKLDRESLCGKADPCVLHFEIVLVEPLQSFRVEVRVFDINDNAPIFLNKEPLLKIPESTPLGSRFPLQSAQDLDVGLNGLQNYTLSPNTYFHLHTRFRSHGPKYAELVLDKPLDREEQPEVNLTITAVDGGSPPKSGIAHIRVVVLDVNDHVPQFSRLVYRAQVLENSANGSLVVTVSATDLDEGSNKDITYSLAQNPEAILQTFQIDSQTGDVRLRGPLDFEAIETYDIDIQATDGGGLSAHSKVLVEVVDVNDNPPEVTISSVSSPLPEDSPLETVVALFSIRDRDIRVGGKIICFLREDLPFAVKPTFRNSYSLVTDRVLDREEVSGYNITVVAMDTGPPSLFTETVIEVLISDINDNPPIFQEDSYILTVRENNSPAIFIGKVHAEDLDLGENAQVTYTLLPPESGDLSVFAYISINSDNGKLYALRTMDYEAIQKFQFVVKATDGGFLSLSSQVTVRVVVLDDNDNRPMILYPLQNGTLPCNDLVPRSAEAGYLVTKVVAVDGDSGQNSWLSYHLLKATDTGLFSVQQQNGEIRTLRQIAERDPVVQKLTILVQDHGQPALSTTASLNILLVDGFSEPYLQFRDPSKHPTRVNPSTKYLVISLAVLSFLFLLSVTVIFVIHIYQKVKYREKFTVQEHFYDDCNFPNNLVQEGANGSLSQPCPYEMCSATGTGNSEFRFLKRFMPNFPFPHGTGEAKTEAGSSLPPDSGRNRSRGSEGHGQVPDNYM, from the coding sequence ATGGCGGTTGCGCACAGAAAGCTCATGCAGAACAGGCAAGTAGggtctcttctcttttttgtgtgcATATCTATGGGAAGTGCAGCAACCATCCGCTACTCCGTGGCAGAAGAGATGGAGAGCGGTTCGTTTGTAGCTAATGTGGCTAAGGACCTGGGGCTGGAGGTAGGGAAGCTGGCTGCGCGCGGGGCGCGGCTGGTTTCCGAGGGCAACAAAGTGCACTTCCGGCTCCACCGCAAGACAGGGGATCTGTTCGTGAAGGAGAAACTGGATAGGGAGTCACTCTGTGGCAAAGCTGACCCGTGTGTTCTGCATTTTGAAATAGTCTTGGTGGAGCCGCTGCAGTCCTTTCGTGTCGAGGTCAGGGTATTTGATATCAATGACAATGCCCCGATTTTCCTAAACAAGGAGCCGCTTTTAAAGATTCCGGAGAGTACCCCCTTGGGTTCACGTTTTCCTCTGCAGAGTGCCCAGGATCTGGACGTGGGCCTCAATGGTCTCCAAAACTACACCTTAAGCCCCAACACGTATTTCCACCTGCATACCCGCTTTCGCAGCCATGGGCCCAAATACGCTGAGCTGGTGCTGGATAAGCCCCTGGACAGAGAGGAGCAGCCTGAAGTCAACTTGACAATTACAGCGGTGGATGGCGGGTCCCCTCCCAAATCTGGCATCGCTCACATCCGTGTGGTCGTTCTGGACGTCAATGACCACGTGCCTCAGTTCTCCAGATTGGTGTACCGCGCTCAGGTACTAGAAAATAGTGCCAATGGTTCTTTGGTGGTCACTGTGAGTGCCACAGACCTGGATGAGGGCTCCAACAAAGATATAACTTATTCCTTAGCTCAAAACCCAGAAGCAATTCTCCAGACGTTTCAGATTGACTCGCAGACTGGGGATGTTCGACTAAGAGGGCCCCTAGATTTTGAAGCAATTGAAACATATGATATTGACATTCAAGCCACCGATGGAGGGGGCCTTTCTGCCCACAGCAAAGTCCTGGTGGAAGTGGTGGATGTTAATGACAATCCTCCTGAAGTGACAATCTCCTCTGTGTCCAGCCCTCTCCCTGAGGACTCCCCATTAGAGACTGTAGTGGCCCTTTTCTCTATCCGAGACCGGGACATTCGAGTGGGAGGAAAAATCATCTGCTTCCTCAGAGAAGACCTTCCCTTTGCAGTCAAACCTACTTTCCGGAATTCTTACTCTCTGGTTACTGACAGAGTCTTGGATCGGGAAGAGGTCTCAGGCTACAATATCACCGTTGTTGCCATGGATACTGGGCCACCCAGTCTGTTCACAGAAACTGTGATTGAGGTGCTAATATCTGACATTAATGACAATCCCCCAATATTTCAGGAAGACTCATACATTTTGACTGTTCGAGAAAACAACAGCCCTGCAATTTTTATTGGCAAAGTTCATGCTGAGGATCTAGATTTGGGTGAGAATGCCCAAGTAACATATACTCTGCTTCCTCCAGAAAGTGGAGATTTATCAGTCTTTGCTTACATCTCCATAAATTCAGACAATGGGAAGCTCTATGCACTGAGAACCATGGATTATGAGGCCATTCAAAAATTTCAGTTTGTGGTAAAGGCAACTGATGGGGGCTTCCTGTCACTGAGTAGCCAGGTTACTGTCAGAGTGGTTGTTCTGGATGACAATGACAACCGCCCAATGATCTTGTACCCACTGCAGAATGGCACCTTGCCCTGCAATGACCTAGTGCCCAGGTCTGCAGAGGCAGGCTACCTGGTGACCAAGGTAGTGGCTGTGGACGGTGACTCAGGTCAGAATTCTTGGCTTTCATATCATCTCCTTAAGGCCACTGACACTGGGTTATTCTCTGTTCAACAACAAAATGGGGAAATCCGTACACTGCGGCAGATAGCTGAAAGAGACCCCGTGGTTCAGAAACTTACAATTCTTGTTCAGGATCATGGCCAACCAGCTCTTTCCACTACTGCCTCACTCAACATTTTGCTGGTAGATGGGTTTTCTGAGCCCTATCTACAGTTTCGGGATCCATCCAAGCATCCTACAAGGGTAAATCCATCCACTAAATATTTGGTCATTTCTCTGGctgtgctttcctttctctttctcctctctgtcacAGTGATCTTTGTTATACACATCTACCAGAaggttaaatatagagaaaagttCACAGTTCAAGAGCATTTCTATGATGACTGTAATTTCCCTAACAACTTGGTACAAGAAGGAGCCAATGGATCTTTATCTCAGCCATGTCCCTATGAAATGTGCTCTGCCACTGGCACTGGCAATAGTGAGTTTCGGTTCCTTAAGCGCTTTATGCCCAACTTCCCCTTCCCACATGGCACTGGAGAAGCAAAAACAGAGGCTGGCTCCAGTTTACCCCCAGATTCTGGTAGGAATAGGTCTCGGGGGTCAGAGGGCCATGGCCAAGTACCTGATAACTATATGTAG